A single Notoacmeibacter ruber DNA region contains:
- a CDS encoding YdcH family protein — MSDQEKAELRLQLARLKQEHADFDAAIEAMVKTGCDALRIQRMKKKKLVLKDKISELADGTLPDIIA, encoded by the coding sequence ATGTCCGATCAGGAGAAGGCCGAGCTTCGCCTTCAACTCGCACGTCTCAAACAGGAACATGCCGATTTCGACGCCGCGATCGAGGCGATGGTCAAGACAGGTTGCGACGCCCTTCGCATCCAGCGGATGAAGAAGAAGAAGCTGGTTTTGAAAGACAAGATAAGCGAACTCGCAGATGGCACGCTTCCCGACATCATTGCCTGA
- a CDS encoding YdcH family protein, giving the protein MSLDSHLAELHRKHGDLDQQIERLQAAPATDNLEIARLKRRKLALKDEITRLSPPVRH; this is encoded by the coding sequence ATGTCTCTTGACTCCCATCTTGCCGAACTTCACCGCAAGCACGGGGATCTGGATCAGCAGATCGAAAGGCTGCAAGCCGCTCCGGCCACCGATAACCTCGAAATCGCCCGCCTCAAGCGACGGAAACTCGCTTTGAAAGACGAGATTACGCGTCTTTCGCCCCCGGTTCGTCACTAG
- the purE gene encoding 5-(carboxyamino)imidazole ribonucleotide mutase: MSQTDTAPSAQPKVAIIMGSQSDWPTMKYAAELLDDLSIPYEARIVSAHRTPDRMRNFAMSAREKGFAVIIAGAGGAAHLPGMVAAWTSLPVLGVPVQSAALSGKDSLLSIVQMPAGVPVGTLAIGKAGATNAGLMAASILSLGEPAIRDRLDAWRTARTKSVAEHPSDSE; the protein is encoded by the coding sequence ATGAGCCAAACGGATACCGCACCATCGGCCCAGCCAAAAGTCGCGATCATCATGGGCAGTCAATCAGACTGGCCCACCATGAAATACGCCGCCGAATTGCTCGACGATCTATCGATCCCCTACGAGGCCCGCATTGTCTCCGCCCATCGGACGCCCGACCGTATGCGGAATTTCGCGATGTCCGCGCGCGAGAAGGGTTTCGCCGTCATTATCGCAGGGGCGGGCGGCGCGGCGCACCTTCCCGGCATGGTCGCTGCATGGACCAGCCTGCCGGTTCTCGGCGTTCCGGTGCAATCGGCAGCCTTGTCCGGCAAAGACTCCCTTCTTTCCATCGTCCAGATGCCCGCGGGCGTTCCCGTCGGCACATTGGCGATCGGCAAGGCGGGCGCGACCAATGCGGGCCTGATGGCAGCCTCCATCCTTTCGCTCGGCGAGCCGGCCATCAGAGACCGGCTGGATGCCTGGCGGACGGCGCGGACCAAGAGTGTGGCCGAACATCCGAGCGATAGCGAATGA